Proteins encoded within one genomic window of Streptomyces sp. NBC_01314:
- a CDS encoding ABC transporter permease: MTFAPVLHSEWIKIRTLRSTLWALLAVVLATAAFSALAGLDSDGTDSDPLFAAFFGVTFGQAAAVAFGTTVVSSEFKGGALRLTLAAVPHRGRWFAAKAVAIGVPALAVGLLAGLVSLAVGQAVLGDRASGLSPAEGLRGVVGCGVYLALMALLAAGLTALLRSGVATLSILIPFLLIVSFVVGGVSGGIADFLPDKAGQVVLHETSDGALGPWTGLGVTALWTAAALAAGAWGVRRRDA; this comes from the coding sequence ATGACGTTCGCACCCGTCCTCCACTCAGAGTGGATCAAGATCCGTACCCTGCGGTCGACGCTGTGGGCCCTCCTCGCGGTCGTCCTCGCCACCGCGGCCTTCTCCGCGCTCGCCGGACTCGACTCCGACGGCACCGACTCCGACCCGCTGTTCGCCGCGTTCTTCGGCGTCACCTTCGGCCAGGCCGCGGCGGTCGCCTTCGGTACGACGGTCGTCTCGTCCGAGTTCAAGGGCGGTGCGCTCAGACTCACGCTGGCCGCCGTACCCCACCGGGGCAGGTGGTTCGCGGCCAAGGCGGTCGCCATCGGCGTACCGGCCCTCGCCGTCGGCCTGCTCGCCGGATTGGTGAGCCTCGCCGTCGGCCAGGCTGTCCTGGGCGACAGAGCGAGCGGGCTCTCGCCCGCCGAGGGCCTGCGCGGCGTCGTCGGCTGCGGCGTCTACCTCGCGCTGATGGCCCTGCTCGCGGCCGGCCTGACCGCCCTCCTGCGCAGCGGCGTGGCCACTCTGAGCATCCTCATCCCGTTCCTGCTCATCGTGTCCTTCGTCGTCGGGGGAGTCTCCGGCGGCATCGCGGACTTCCTGCCCGACAAGGCGGGCCAGGTGGTCCTCCACGAGACGTCCGACGGCGCGCTCGGCCCCTGGACCGGCCTGGGGGTGACGGCGCTGTGGACGGCGGCGGCGCTGGCGGCGGGCGCGTGGGGTGTGCGACGGCGGGATGCCTGA
- the mug gene encoding G/U mismatch-specific DNA glycosylase gives MPDVTADGLRVLFCGINPGLMTAASGHHFARPGNRFWPVLHLSGFTPRLLKPSEQGELPSYGLGITNVVARATARADELTAEEYVEGGRLLTTKVEELRPRWLAVVGVTAYRAAFGDRKAAVGPQDRTIGASRVWVLPNPSGLNAHWTAATMAEEFGRLRVAAEG, from the coding sequence GTGCCGGATGTCACCGCGGACGGCCTCCGGGTCCTTTTCTGCGGCATCAATCCCGGGCTGATGACGGCCGCGTCCGGGCACCACTTCGCCCGTCCCGGCAACCGCTTCTGGCCCGTCCTGCACCTGTCCGGCTTCACGCCCCGTCTCCTCAAGCCTTCCGAGCAGGGCGAGCTGCCGTCGTACGGGCTCGGCATCACGAACGTCGTCGCGCGGGCCACTGCGCGGGCCGACGAGCTGACGGCGGAGGAGTACGTCGAGGGCGGGCGTCTGCTGACCACCAAGGTGGAGGAGCTCCGGCCGCGCTGGCTCGCGGTGGTCGGCGTGACCGCGTACCGGGCGGCCTTCGGCGATCGCAAGGCCGCCGTCGGGCCGCAGGACCGGACGATCGGGGCCTCGCGCGTATGGGTGCTGCCCAATCCCAGCGGGTTGAACGCGCACTGGACGGCGGCGACGATGGCGGAGGAGTTCGGGCGGCTGCGGGTGGCGGCGGAGGGCTGA
- the purB gene encoding adenylosuccinate lyase, giving the protein MTSAPAKPRIPNVLAGRYASTELATLWSPEQKVRLERQLWLAVLRAQKDLGIEVPDEALSDYERVLDTVDLASIAEREKVTRHDVKARIEEFNDLAGHEHVHKGMTSRDLTENVEQLQIRLSLELVRDRTVAVLARLGRLAGEYGELVMAGRSHNVAAQATTLGKRFATAADELLVAYGRVEELLGRYPLRGIKGPVGTAQDMLDLLGGDAAKLAELEDRIAGHLGFAQAFTSVGQVYPRSLDYDVVTALVQLAAAPSSLAKTIRLMAGHELVTEGFKPGQVGSSAMPHKMNTRSCERVNGLMVILRGYASMTGELAGDQWNEGDVSCSVVRRVALPDAFFALDGLLETFLTVLDEFGAFPAVVARELDRYLPFLATTKVLMGAVRAGVGREVAHEAIKENAVASALAMREQGAERNELLDKLAADDRIPLDRVQLDALMADKLSFTGAAAAQVAVVVGRIEEIAKQRPEAAGYTPGAIL; this is encoded by the coding sequence GTGACTTCCGCGCCAGCCAAGCCCCGCATCCCGAACGTCCTCGCCGGACGCTACGCCTCCACCGAGCTCGCCACGCTCTGGTCGCCCGAGCAGAAGGTGAGGCTCGAGCGGCAGCTCTGGCTGGCCGTGCTGCGGGCCCAGAAGGACCTCGGCATCGAGGTGCCGGACGAGGCGCTCTCCGACTACGAGCGGGTCCTCGACACCGTCGACCTGGCCTCCATCGCCGAGCGTGAGAAGGTCACGCGGCACGACGTGAAGGCGCGGATCGAGGAGTTCAACGACCTCGCCGGGCACGAGCACGTACACAAGGGCATGACGTCCCGCGACCTCACCGAGAACGTCGAGCAGCTCCAGATCCGGCTCTCCCTGGAGCTGGTGCGCGACCGTACGGTGGCGGTGCTGGCGCGCCTCGGCAGGCTGGCCGGTGAGTACGGCGAGCTGGTCATGGCCGGCCGCTCGCACAACGTGGCCGCGCAGGCCACCACCCTCGGCAAGCGGTTCGCGACCGCCGCCGACGAGCTGCTCGTGGCGTACGGCCGGGTCGAGGAGCTGCTCGGCCGCTATCCGCTGCGCGGTATCAAGGGCCCGGTGGGCACGGCCCAGGACATGCTGGACCTGCTGGGCGGGGACGCCGCCAAGCTGGCGGAGCTGGAGGACCGGATCGCCGGGCACCTCGGCTTCGCGCAGGCGTTCACCTCGGTCGGCCAGGTCTACCCGCGCTCGCTGGACTACGACGTGGTCACCGCCCTGGTGCAGTTGGCCGCGGCGCCGTCGTCGCTGGCGAAGACGATCCGGCTGATGGCCGGGCACGAGCTGGTGACCGAGGGCTTCAAGCCGGGTCAGGTCGGTTCGTCCGCCATGCCGCACAAGATGAACACCCGTTCCTGTGAGCGCGTCAACGGCCTCATGGTCATCCTGCGCGGCTACGCCTCGATGACGGGCGAGCTGGCCGGCGACCAGTGGAACGAGGGCGACGTGTCCTGCTCGGTGGTGCGCCGGGTCGCGCTGCCGGACGCCTTCTTCGCGCTGGACGGCCTGCTGGAGACCTTCCTGACGGTTCTCGACGAGTTCGGCGCCTTCCCTGCCGTCGTCGCCCGTGAGCTGGACCGCTATCTGCCGTTCCTCGCCACGACCAAGGTGCTGATGGGCGCGGTGCGCGCGGGCGTCGGCCGTGAGGTCGCGCACGAGGCCATCAAGGAGAACGCCGTCGCCTCTGCGCTCGCCATGCGTGAGCAGGGCGCCGAGCGCAACGAACTCCTCGACAAGCTGGCCGCCGACGACCGCATCCCGCTGGACCGCGTCCAGCTGGACGCGCTGATGGCCGACAAGCTCTCCTTCACGGGCGCGGCGGCCGCCCAGGTCGCCGTCGTCGTCGGCCGTATCGAGGAGATCGCGAAGCAGCGCCCGGAGGCCGCCGGCTACACGCCGGGGGCGATCCTCTGA
- a CDS encoding response regulator transcription factor, giving the protein MSRILIADDEPRIAAFVEKGLRAEGFVTTVVGDGAAALDRATSGEFDLLLLDLGLPLMDGFTVLRRLRQAHVELPVVILTSRDSTDDTVAGLEGGADDYMVKPFMFAELLARIRLQLRANRTAEPTVLRHGGLSLDLRTRRICVDGRVVDLTAREFVLAECFLRNAGQVLSREQLLSHVWRYDFHPGSNIVDVYVRYLRNKLGRDHIETVRGMGYRLADPPARPDGEAGGDPDDSPRDDPRGADRPEHPAQDA; this is encoded by the coding sequence ATGAGCCGAATCCTGATCGCCGACGACGAACCGCGCATCGCCGCGTTCGTCGAGAAGGGCCTGCGGGCCGAGGGGTTCGTCACCACCGTGGTCGGCGACGGAGCCGCCGCGCTCGACCGCGCCACGAGCGGAGAGTTCGACCTGCTCCTCCTCGATCTCGGGCTTCCCCTGATGGACGGGTTCACCGTGCTGCGACGGCTGCGCCAGGCGCACGTGGAGCTGCCCGTCGTCATCCTCACGTCGCGCGACTCGACCGACGACACGGTCGCCGGCCTCGAAGGCGGCGCCGACGACTACATGGTCAAGCCGTTCATGTTCGCGGAGCTGCTGGCCCGTATCCGGCTGCAGCTCCGGGCGAACCGTACGGCGGAGCCGACCGTGCTGCGGCACGGCGGCCTCTCGCTGGACCTGCGCACCCGGCGGATCTGCGTCGACGGACGCGTCGTGGACCTCACGGCCAGGGAGTTCGTCCTGGCGGAGTGCTTCCTGCGCAACGCCGGCCAGGTGCTCTCGCGCGAGCAGTTGCTGTCCCACGTCTGGCGGTACGACTTCCATCCGGGCTCGAACATCGTGGACGTCTACGTCCGCTATCTGAGGAACAAGCTGGGCCGCGACCACATCGAGACCGTACGGGGCATGGGCTACCGCCTGGCCGATCCGCCCGCGCGCCCCGACGGCGAGGCAGGGGGCGATCCCGATGACAGCCCCCGGGACGATCCCCGGGGTGCCGACCGTCCGGAGCACCCCGCACAGGACGCGTGA
- a CDS encoding sensor histidine kinase has translation MKRTGQNRVRTLTVVRSVRVRVLASILLLTALGMTLTGVAVYLVQNSRIDHRVRLHVDREATEFERFHATAVDPETGKPFASLERLLLTATERNVPDEHEALLSLIDGVVRYSSPGSKAGPLSADRTFLRTVHTVVDGRRPALRSVETATGRVQLAVRPVTRQGRTGAWVVAHWTEREEAEFADVMRAYVLTALVVLLLVALAGWFVTGRLLAPIRIMQRTALRITDTDLTQRIRVSGHDDLSELGRTFNVMLGRLEKAFTDQRQFLDDVGHELRTPITVVRGHLELLDSFEPTEVDEVRALAIDELNRMARMVDDLLLLARAERPDFLRLAEVDVGSLIDEVREKARALGDRHWQLDARAETKLYGDHQRLTQALLELAHNAVTLTGENDTVALGSAVDEADGSVRLWVRDTGPGVAPDDAACIFDRYRRGAAGRRGGSGLGLAIVRAIIEAHGGRVVLDSHPWRGATFTLVIPRVRDDRPARVLTRAPAR, from the coding sequence ATGAAGAGGACTGGGCAGAACCGGGTGCGCACCCTCACCGTGGTGCGGTCGGTCCGCGTGCGTGTGCTTGCCTCGATCCTGCTGCTCACCGCACTGGGGATGACGCTCACGGGCGTCGCGGTCTATCTGGTGCAGAACTCCCGGATCGACCACCGGGTGCGGCTGCACGTGGACCGGGAGGCGACGGAGTTCGAGAGGTTCCACGCGACGGCTGTCGATCCGGAGACCGGCAAGCCGTTCGCGTCCCTGGAACGGCTCCTGTTGACCGCCACCGAGCGCAACGTTCCCGACGAGCACGAGGCGCTCCTCTCCTTGATCGACGGCGTGGTGCGCTATTCCTCTCCCGGGTCCAAGGCCGGACCCCTCAGCGCCGACCGGACCTTCCTGCGCACGGTGCACACGGTGGTCGACGGCCGACGACCGGCGCTCAGGTCCGTCGAAACGGCGACGGGACGCGTCCAGCTGGCCGTGCGTCCCGTGACCCGCCAGGGGCGCACCGGGGCCTGGGTCGTCGCGCACTGGACCGAGAGGGAGGAAGCCGAGTTCGCCGACGTCATGCGGGCCTACGTCCTCACGGCGCTCGTGGTCCTGCTGCTGGTGGCGCTCGCCGGCTGGTTCGTGACCGGTCGGCTGCTCGCGCCCATCAGGATCATGCAGCGCACGGCCCTGCGGATCACCGACACCGACCTCACCCAGCGGATCAGGGTCAGCGGGCACGACGACCTGTCCGAACTGGGACGCACCTTCAACGTGATGCTCGGCCGCCTGGAGAAGGCGTTCACCGACCAGCGGCAGTTCCTGGACGACGTCGGGCACGAGCTGCGCACCCCGATCACCGTCGTGCGCGGCCATCTCGAACTCCTCGACAGCTTCGAACCGACCGAGGTGGACGAGGTCAGGGCGCTGGCGATCGACGAGCTGAACCGCATGGCGCGCATGGTCGACGACCTGCTGCTGCTGGCGCGGGCGGAGCGACCGGATTTCCTGCGCCTCGCGGAGGTCGACGTCGGCAGCCTGATCGACGAGGTCCGCGAGAAGGCGCGCGCGCTCGGCGACCGCCACTGGCAGCTGGACGCGCGGGCGGAGACCAAACTGTACGGCGATCACCAGCGACTCACCCAGGCCCTCCTGGAACTCGCCCACAACGCCGTCACGCTGACCGGGGAGAACGACACGGTCGCGCTGGGCTCCGCGGTCGACGAGGCGGACGGGTCCGTGCGGCTGTGGGTCCGCGACACCGGCCCGGGAGTGGCACCCGACGACGCGGCCTGCATCTTCGACCGCTACCGGCGCGGCGCCGCGGGCCGCCGTGGCGGGTCGGGGCTGGGCCTGGCCATCGTCCGGGCCATCATCGAGGCGCACGGCGGCCGCGTCGTGCTCGACTCCCACCCCTGGCGCGGAGCCACGTTCACCCTAGTCATCCCGCGGGTGCGCGACGACCGGCCCGCCCGCGTCCTGACCCGGGCGCCGGCGCGATGA
- a CDS encoding MFS transporter, with translation MGVLRSLHQAGVLGPHPVRAVVVEGFTTRLAFGVVIFAMPLYARQLGMSLTEIGALVAMKALVEPAVKPFMGRAVDRWGARRGYLTAVTVRLIASVLLFTATTPASLYATRLVQGAASAARDPASISVVADSNEQKLGRAFSLSFGAKDLGAVSAGALGGLLLSGSGNDFRLLWAFVAAISFVPVVVVWLWVPRPAPRRKDAAATAALATTDPATGESTAGESTGEHPLKARSPAGTRLFADPRLRLLCALGLFAGMTAHMTHGLFPILASEVAGLTPGQIGAIYSASVIVLLVVGPLAGLAADRYGAAPLTGARGIANTLSSLLYLAFPTAAGMLSGRLVDDAGKAAFRPPWGSLLAQAARGAGPRGGRVAAGLDTALSVGEAAGPVIAALLWDVWGLAAFLLVRAGLGIATEVLVTRRLVHTAPARAEQLRP, from the coding sequence ATGGGCGTATTGAGAAGCCTGCACCAGGCCGGGGTCCTCGGCCCCCATCCGGTGCGGGCCGTCGTCGTGGAGGGCTTCACCACCCGGCTGGCGTTCGGCGTGGTGATCTTCGCGATGCCGCTGTACGCCCGGCAGTTGGGCATGTCCCTGACGGAGATCGGTGCGCTCGTCGCGATGAAGGCGCTGGTCGAGCCTGCCGTGAAACCCTTCATGGGCCGGGCGGTGGACCGGTGGGGTGCCCGGCGCGGCTATCTGACCGCGGTGACGGTACGCCTCATCGCGTCGGTGCTGCTGTTCACCGCCACGACACCCGCCTCGCTCTACGCGACGCGCCTGGTCCAGGGCGCGGCGTCGGCGGCGCGCGATCCGGCGTCGATCAGCGTGGTGGCCGACTCCAACGAGCAGAAACTCGGGCGGGCCTTCTCCCTGTCCTTCGGCGCGAAGGATCTGGGCGCCGTGTCCGCGGGGGCGCTCGGCGGGCTCCTGCTGTCCGGGAGCGGCAACGACTTCCGGCTGTTGTGGGCCTTCGTCGCCGCCATCTCCTTCGTACCGGTCGTCGTGGTCTGGCTCTGGGTGCCGCGTCCCGCACCGCGGCGGAAGGACGCGGCGGCGACCGCCGCCCTCGCCACCACCGACCCGGCCACCGGCGAGTCGACGGCCGGCGAGTCGACGGGTGAGCACCCGCTGAAGGCCCGGAGCCCCGCCGGAACACGGTTGTTCGCCGACCCTCGGTTGCGGCTGCTGTGCGCGCTGGGGCTGTTCGCCGGCATGACCGCTCACATGACCCACGGCCTGTTCCCCATACTGGCCTCCGAGGTCGCGGGCCTCACGCCCGGGCAGATCGGTGCCATCTACTCCGCCTCGGTGATCGTGCTGCTCGTTGTCGGGCCTCTGGCGGGCCTGGCCGCCGACCGGTACGGCGCGGCGCCGCTCACCGGGGCGCGGGGGATCGCCAACACACTGTCCTCCCTGCTGTACCTGGCCTTCCCGACGGCCGCCGGCATGCTGAGCGGCCGACTGGTCGACGACGCGGGGAAGGCCGCCTTCCGGCCACCGTGGGGAAGCCTGCTGGCCCAGGCGGCGCGCGGCGCCGGGCCCCGGGGAGGCCGGGTCGCCGCGGGCCTCGACACCGCGCTGTCGGTCGGCGAGGCCGCCGGGCCGGTCATCGCCGCACTGCTGTGGGACGTGTGGGGCCTGGCGGCGTTCCTGCTGGTCCGCGCCGGTCTGGGCATCGCCACCGAGGTCCTCGTCACCCGGCGCCTGGTCCATACCGCACCCGCGCGGGCGGAGCAGCTCAGACCCTGA
- a CDS encoding RimK family alpha-L-glutamate ligase, whose protein sequence is MSRPRVCVLIEAGSDAGRNPLLKPLGAALAARGAECTAFDATAPWSPAHLPTADVFLIKGGDPAVLCAAGAVADAGGTCLNGLDTTLRVIDKARVLALLGRAGLPVPATTVAADADAVAGLLRTAGAPRFVKPLSGRLGRGAGVLSPGERPTGAGPWLVQEVVDGPGYDYKVCGVGGRAAVLRVHVEPGRLDVPRVPVPHPDPGLMLLGLRTAEVCGLVCWGVDVVTGADGPVVVDVNTFPGYRGVPDAAGWIADAALDTAGVRVDGDRRPVWAY, encoded by the coding sequence GTGAGCCGCCCGCGGGTCTGCGTCCTGATCGAGGCGGGCTCGGACGCGGGCCGCAACCCGTTGCTGAAGCCGCTCGGCGCGGCGCTGGCCGCCCGCGGCGCGGAATGCACGGCCTTCGACGCCACCGCGCCGTGGAGCCCCGCGCACCTGCCGACGGCCGACGTGTTCCTGATCAAAGGCGGCGACCCGGCGGTGCTCTGCGCCGCCGGGGCCGTGGCCGACGCGGGGGGCACCTGTCTCAACGGTCTCGACACGACGCTGCGGGTCATCGACAAGGCCCGGGTGCTGGCGCTGCTCGGCCGTGCGGGGCTGCCGGTCCCGGCGACGACCGTGGCGGCCGACGCCGACGCGGTGGCGGGGCTGCTGCGTACGGCCGGGGCGCCCCGGTTCGTGAAACCGCTGAGTGGACGGCTGGGCCGGGGAGCGGGCGTACTGTCCCCGGGTGAGCGTCCGACGGGCGCCGGCCCCTGGCTCGTACAGGAGGTCGTCGACGGGCCCGGCTACGACTACAAGGTGTGCGGTGTGGGCGGCCGGGCCGCGGTGCTGCGGGTCCACGTCGAGCCCGGCCGTCTCGACGTGCCGCGCGTGCCCGTGCCCCACCCGGACCCGGGTCTGATGCTGCTCGGGCTGCGTACGGCCGAGGTGTGCGGGCTGGTCTGCTGGGGCGTGGACGTCGTCACCGGCGCGGACGGTCCGGTCGTCGTCGACGTCAACACGTTCCCCGGCTACCGGGGCGTGCCGGACGCGGCCGGCTGGATCGCCGACGCGGCCCTCGACACCGCGGGCGTGCGCGTGGACGGTGACAGGAGGCCGGTATGGGCGTATTGA
- a CDS encoding RimK family alpha-L-glutamate ligase, producing the protein MTATIAGRRVVLVHGKKPTPHSIVWAVLAGLRARGARIVTWQDAPDLSRSVFTGADLVILRSVHPATAELARAGAPPEAAWCNPPEATAVVADRVETWRRLRAVGLPVPSARVVRDPRVVTAIAADGPVVVKTPLGSRGEGVTVLERGDGRPVGGRGPWLVQDRVPGDGWDRKLFVIGPHVHGTLRRWPALSLTDKLGRPLRMDSRLAALALAAGDVFGLCAYGVDVIDGPDGPVIVDVNAFPGFKGVPGATRLLFDHLLGHL; encoded by the coding sequence ATGACCGCGACCATAGCCGGAAGGCGCGTCGTCCTGGTCCACGGCAAGAAACCGACGCCCCATTCCATCGTCTGGGCCGTGCTGGCGGGGCTGCGTGCCCGGGGCGCCCGCATCGTGACCTGGCAGGACGCCCCGGACCTGTCCCGGTCCGTCTTCACCGGCGCCGACCTTGTCATCCTGCGCTCCGTCCACCCGGCCACGGCGGAGTTGGCGAGGGCCGGCGCCCCACCGGAGGCCGCCTGGTGCAATCCACCGGAGGCCACGGCGGTGGTCGCCGACCGGGTGGAGACCTGGCGGCGGCTCCGGGCGGTCGGTCTCCCGGTGCCGTCGGCGCGGGTCGTGCGCGATCCGCGGGTGGTGACCGCCATCGCCGCGGACGGACCGGTGGTGGTGAAGACCCCGCTGGGCAGCCGCGGGGAGGGGGTGACGGTTCTGGAGCGGGGTGACGGCCGTCCGGTCGGCGGCCGGGGTCCCTGGCTGGTCCAGGACCGGGTGCCGGGCGACGGCTGGGACCGCAAGCTGTTCGTGATCGGACCGCACGTCCACGGCACGCTGCGCCGCTGGCCGGCCCTGTCGCTGACGGACAAACTGGGCCGCCCGCTGCGCATGGACAGCCGACTGGCCGCACTGGCGCTCGCGGCGGGCGACGTGTTCGGGCTGTGTGCCTACGGCGTGGACGTGATCGACGGACCGGACGGACCGGTGATCGTCGACGTGAACGCCTTCCCCGGATTCAAGGGAGTGCCCGGTGCCACCCGGCTCCTCTTCGACCACCTGCTGGGCCACCTGTAA
- a CDS encoding RimK family alpha-L-glutamate ligase, whose product MNRVVILTDSRYLGQRMPGALVDALRGRDAHAVLAPADRLVAEVGTEEGAASEPVQGTTRRALPALRPGDLVVPRTRNAFALSLLFQAQLRGVRTVNRWEAIQAVRDKPYAVQLLARAGVPTPTTYLTDRPGSLADLPKAAWPLLLKPPYGDNGLGIVRVESPDELERLPWSEGMVVAQHYVDVAGIDVKLYGAGDEVWAVRRPSPLLAPAEPSGPVLLPVTRELRTLALACRDAFGLELYGVDVLPSPDGPLVVDVNDFPNYTGIAEAPDAVADLVECRLTEVIAP is encoded by the coding sequence GTGAACCGCGTGGTGATCCTCACCGACTCCCGGTATCTCGGCCAGCGTATGCCGGGCGCCCTGGTCGACGCGCTGCGCGGACGGGACGCGCACGCCGTGCTGGCCCCGGCGGACCGGCTTGTCGCCGAGGTCGGGACGGAGGAGGGTGCGGCGTCGGAGCCGGTGCAAGGGACGACGCGACGGGCGCTGCCCGCGCTCAGGCCGGGTGACCTGGTGGTGCCCCGGACCCGGAACGCTTTCGCCCTGTCGCTGCTGTTCCAGGCGCAGCTGAGGGGTGTGCGCACGGTCAACCGCTGGGAGGCGATCCAGGCCGTGCGGGACAAGCCGTACGCCGTGCAGCTACTGGCCCGTGCCGGGGTGCCCACCCCGACCACGTACCTCACCGACCGGCCGGGCTCGCTGGCCGATCTGCCGAAGGCGGCATGGCCGCTGCTGCTGAAGCCCCCGTACGGCGACAACGGCCTCGGGATCGTGCGGGTGGAGTCCCCGGACGAACTGGAGCGGCTGCCCTGGTCCGAGGGCATGGTGGTGGCCCAGCACTACGTCGATGTGGCGGGGATCGACGTGAAGCTGTACGGGGCGGGCGACGAGGTGTGGGCGGTGCGGCGGCCCTCGCCGCTGCTCGCGCCGGCGGAGCCGAGCGGGCCGGTTCTCCTGCCGGTCACCAGGGAGCTGCGGACGCTCGCGCTCGCCTGCCGGGACGCCTTCGGCCTGGAGCTGTACGGCGTGGATGTCCTGCCGTCTCCCGACGGGCCGCTGGTGGTCGATGTGAACGACTTCCCGAACTACACGGGCATAGCCGAGGCCCCCGACGCGGTCGCCGATCTCGTCGAGTGCCGACTCACGGAGGTGATCGCACCATGA
- a CDS encoding response regulator transcription factor, giving the protein MSRILVVEDEPHIATLVAKALRRDGHEVVLSEDGEVGLFIAEADGVDCVVLDLGLPGLPGAVMLGVLREDHQELPVVVLTGYDDPEHRAECLAAGANAFLTKPFTVTALCGAVRRQLAVAGAAAPRGGL; this is encoded by the coding sequence ATGTCGCGCATCCTGGTCGTGGAGGACGAGCCGCACATAGCGACTCTCGTGGCGAAGGCGTTGCGCCGGGACGGACACGAGGTCGTGCTCTCCGAGGACGGGGAGGTAGGGCTGTTCATCGCCGAGGCGGACGGCGTCGACTGTGTCGTTCTTGATCTCGGCCTGCCCGGACTGCCGGGCGCGGTGATGCTCGGGGTGCTGCGCGAGGACCACCAGGAGCTGCCGGTCGTGGTGCTGACCGGGTACGACGATCCGGAGCACCGGGCAGAGTGTCTGGCTGCCGGGGCCAACGCGTTCCTGACCAAGCCGTTCACCGTCACCGCACTGTGCGGCGCGGTCCGCCGGCAGCTCGCCGTGGCGGGCGCCGCAGCACCGAGGGGCGGCCTGTGA
- a CDS encoding DUF4326 domain-containing protein has protein sequence MTTTVINLKGRIRDFGPRLEFAPGDLVYIGRRWTMGHWDLPQHPLFNPFQYDTEKKKRDGTRAEVMAKYREYLTADPELLDLVPELRGKTLACWCAPEPCHGDILAELADA, from the coding sequence GTGACCACGACCGTGATCAACCTCAAGGGCCGCATCCGCGACTTCGGCCCCCGGCTGGAGTTCGCCCCCGGTGACCTGGTGTACATCGGCCGCCGCTGGACCATGGGCCACTGGGACCTGCCACAGCATCCGCTGTTCAACCCGTTCCAGTACGACACCGAGAAGAAGAAGCGCGACGGGACGCGGGCCGAGGTGATGGCCAAGTACCGGGAGTACCTGACGGCCGACCCCGAGCTGCTGGACCTCGTACCGGAACTGCGCGGCAAGACGCTGGCCTGCTGGTGCGCGCCGGAACCGTGCCACGGGGACATCCTGGCGGAGCTGGCGGACGCCTGA
- a CDS encoding class I SAM-dependent methyltransferase: MKPLEDLAVYDDADFYDQEFTARTHDIPFFLGQAVRAGGPVLEVACGTGRITLPIARAGVEVTGLDIMPSMLARARQRAEDEGLPVELLEQDCRDIRSDRRFALVFSATNAMQHLHDLDSVVAFLTSARNVLRPGGTLILDVFNPDMAKLCRLPESPYHHKSVADRDGARLDVRATTSYDAAAQVLRFTLDYLRDGVCVRTKKVSMRCFFPEELLALCRLAGLDVAQRYGDYDQSLFTSTSPKQLLFCHSRTANGQIGDPPSVPVRHPS, translated from the coding sequence ATGAAGCCGCTGGAGGACCTGGCCGTTTACGACGATGCGGACTTCTACGATCAGGAGTTCACCGCGCGCACCCACGACATCCCGTTCTTCCTCGGCCAAGCGGTCCGGGCGGGCGGTCCGGTCCTGGAGGTGGCCTGCGGAACCGGGCGCATCACCCTGCCGATCGCGCGGGCGGGTGTCGAGGTCACAGGGCTTGACATCATGCCCTCGATGCTTGCGCGTGCCCGTCAACGGGCCGAGGACGAGGGACTGCCGGTCGAGTTGCTGGAACAGGACTGCCGAGACATCCGCTCCGACAGGCGCTTCGCCCTGGTGTTCTCGGCAACCAACGCGATGCAGCACCTGCACGACCTGGATTCCGTGGTCGCGTTCCTCACCTCGGCGCGAAACGTGCTGCGACCGGGCGGGACCCTGATCCTGGACGTCTTCAACCCCGACATGGCCAAGCTGTGCCGGCTCCCCGAGTCGCCCTACCACCACAAGTCGGTCGCGGACCGGGACGGGGCGAGGCTCGACGTGCGAGCGACGACCAGCTACGACGCCGCCGCCCAAGTGCTGCGCTTCACCCTGGACTACCTACGCGACGGCGTGTGCGTACGCACCAAGAAAGTCAGCATGCGCTGCTTCTTTCCCGAGGAACTCCTGGCGCTCTGCCGGCTGGCCGGTCTCGACGTCGCGCAACGCTACGGGGACTACGATCAGTCCCTGTTCACGAGCACCTCGCCGAAGCAGCTCCTGTTCTGCCACTCCCGAACCGCCAACGGCCAGATCGGCGATCCGCCGTCGGTACCGGTCAGGCATCCGAGCTGA